A genome region from Methanococcoides burtonii DSM 6242 includes the following:
- a CDS encoding argininosuccinate synthase, which yields MSKKVALAYSGGLDTSICIPLLKEEYGYDEVITVAVDVGQPKEDVAQAEEKAKKISDKHFTLDVREEFVNDYIFPLIRANGDYEGYVMGTSIARPLIAKKVVEIAEQEGAVALAHGCTGKGNDQLRFEAVFRLTDMDVIAPMREMNLTREWEIEYAKEHGIPVGVTTAKPWSVDENIWSRSIEGGKLEDPGYIPPEEIYKWTTAPEDAPDAQIIEIGFENGVPVSLDGQKMGGVELIEKMNIIAGTHGVGRTDMIEDRVLGLKARENYEHPAATVLLAAHKDLEKLVLTRAELKFKATVDAQWSELAYYGLVDEPLYDDLNAFIDKTQERVAGTVTMKLYKGSVLVLARTSPYALYSEELVSFDGTSIDQKDAEGFAKYHGFQARLYRKFVVKN from the coding sequence ATGTCAAAGAAAGTAGCACTTGCGTATTCCGGAGGACTTGACACATCTATCTGTATCCCTCTCCTCAAGGAAGAATACGGATACGATGAAGTAATTACAGTAGCAGTCGATGTGGGACAGCCAAAGGAAGATGTCGCACAGGCAGAAGAGAAAGCAAAGAAGATCAGTGACAAGCATTTCACGCTTGATGTTCGCGAAGAGTTCGTGAACGACTATATCTTCCCGCTTATAAGAGCCAACGGCGACTACGAAGGCTATGTAATGGGCACATCCATTGCACGCCCGCTCATCGCCAAGAAGGTAGTTGAGATAGCAGAGCAGGAAGGCGCAGTTGCACTCGCACACGGTTGCACCGGCAAAGGCAACGACCAACTTCGTTTCGAGGCAGTGTTCAGGCTCACCGACATGGATGTCATCGCACCTATGAGAGAGATGAACCTCACCCGTGAATGGGAGATCGAATACGCTAAAGAACATGGCATACCTGTGGGAGTCACCACTGCAAAGCCATGGAGCGTTGATGAGAACATCTGGAGCAGAAGCATCGAAGGCGGAAAGCTCGAAGACCCTGGATATATCCCTCCTGAAGAGATATACAAATGGACAACAGCTCCGGAAGATGCACCTGACGCTCAGATCATCGAGATCGGATTCGAGAACGGTGTGCCGGTATCCCTTGATGGTCAGAAGATGGGCGGTGTCGAACTTATCGAGAAGATGAACATCATTGCAGGAACACATGGCGTAGGTCGTACCGACATGATCGAGGACCGTGTCCTCGGACTCAAGGCACGTGAGAACTACGAACATCCTGCAGCAACAGTTCTGCTTGCGGCACACAAAGACCTCGAAAAGCTCGTGCTTACCCGTGCAGAGCTCAAGTTCAAGGCAACGGTCGACGCCCAGTGGTCTGAGCTTGCATACTACGGCCTCGTGGATGAACCCCTCTACGATGACCTCAATGCTTTCATTGACAAGACACAGGAACGTGTCGCAGGTACAGTAACAATGAAGCTCTACAAAGGTAGCGTCCTCGTTCTTGCAAGGACATCCCCGTATGCCCTTTACTCAGAAGAGCTCGTATCCTTTGATGGCACAAGCATCGACCAGAAGGATGCTGAAGGGTTTGCCAAATATCACGGATTCCAGGCACGCCTGTACAGAAAATTCGTAGTTAAGAACTAA